In a genomic window of Desulforegulaceae bacterium:
- a CDS encoding glycosyltransferase family 9 protein, whose amino-acid sequence MKILIIQTGFLGDIILSTPVIKGVKTLYPESEIYFLTTPLGRLLIENDPLIKKVLVYDKRGKEKGLSGVFKIVKKINNLNFDRVYCLHKSYRTSFMLFLTKIPHKTGFKKAKLSFIYDVSEPRNIKDHDAIRNLSILSSETDITHLKQDLRLFSPIETEINPELKTLKDSKYILLSPGSAWKTKIWHSKGYNETAKHFENKGYKIVVTGAEAEKKICEKVCENTKALNFCGKLNLLELKFVVSNAKLVICNDSMALHMASALKTPCVSIFCSTIPEFGYGPWKNKSIVVEKKLNCRPCGRHGHNKCPLNTEECMKIDSSEVITASEKLLGI is encoded by the coding sequence ATGAAAATTTTAATTATTCAAACAGGTTTTCTTGGTGATATTATTCTTTCAACTCCTGTTATAAAAGGGGTAAAAACTCTCTACCCTGAAAGTGAAATTTATTTTCTTACCACTCCTTTGGGTAGACTTTTAATTGAAAATGACCCTTTAATTAAAAAAGTTCTTGTTTATGATAAAAGAGGAAAAGAAAAAGGCCTCTCCGGGGTTTTTAAGATTGTAAAAAAGATAAACAATTTAAACTTTGACAGGGTTTATTGTCTTCATAAATCTTATAGAACTTCATTCATGCTTTTTTTAACAAAAATTCCCCACAAAACAGGATTTAAAAAAGCAAAATTATCCTTTATTTATGATGTATCTGAACCAAGAAATATAAAAGATCATGATGCAATAAGAAATCTTTCAATTCTTTCATCGGAAACAGATATCACCCATTTAAAACAGGATTTAAGGCTTTTTTCTCCAATTGAAACTGAAATAAACCCTGAGCTAAAAACTTTAAAAGATTCAAAATATATTCTTTTATCTCCTGGAAGTGCCTGGAAAACTAAAATCTGGCATTCCAAAGGTTATAATGAAACTGCAAAACATTTTGAAAATAAAGGGTATAAAATTGTTGTAACAGGAGCTGAAGCTGAAAAAAAAATATGTGAAAAAGTTTGTGAAAATACCAAAGCTTTAAACTTTTGTGGAAAACTTAATCTTTTGGAACTAAAATTTGTTGTTTCAAATGCCAAGCTTGTTATCTGTAATGACAGTATGGCTTTACACATGGCCTCCGCTTTAAAAACTCCCTGTGTTTCTATATTTTGCTCAACAATTCCAGAGTTTGGATACGGCCCATGGAAAAACAAAAGCATAGTTGTTGAAAAAAAGCTTAATTGTCGTCCCTGTGGAAGGCATGGCCATAATAAATGTCCTTTAAATACTGAAGAATGCATGAAAATAGATTCATCAGAAGTAATTACTGCCAGCGAAAAACTTTTGGGAATATAA
- the lpxK gene encoding tetraacyldisaccharide 4'-kinase, with protein MINSLKTKIIKTIYSDNYKNPLFSLRFFLFILSKLYSTAVDLRIFLYKKSILKSYKSSAFIISIGNITAGGTGKTPMAVYLARFLTNKGLKPAIVMRGYKGRFEKTGGIACDGKNLKADFNNAGDEAVLLCSKLEGVPVLCGHNKKESVKKAEKEFKANVIIFDDGFSHLKLKRDLDLLLLDYKKPFGNFFTLPRGILREKKKNLKRADAIIYTRTENPQLSFNNTFFSFHHTEVDKIIPGLKSLENKKPFLFCGIGNNQSFYSSVQKFGFNVKSSLFFDDHHKYSTKDIKKIINKAKEDYCDCFLTTTKDYCRIKENNISFPFDLIVMDAEIKFYCNGFDNFLKKRLKQIE; from the coding sequence ATGATAAATTCTTTAAAAACTAAAATTATAAAAACAATTTATTCAGATAATTATAAAAATCCTTTATTTAGTTTAAGGTTTTTTCTTTTTATTTTATCAAAACTTTATTCTACTGCTGTTGATTTAAGAATTTTTTTATATAAAAAATCTATTTTAAAATCATATAAATCAAGTGCTTTTATTATTTCCATTGGAAATATCACAGCTGGAGGAACAGGGAAAACTCCAATGGCTGTTTATCTTGCCAGATTTTTGACTAACAAGGGATTGAAACCAGCAATAGTAATGAGAGGTTATAAGGGCAGATTTGAAAAAACAGGAGGTATTGCCTGTGATGGTAAAAACTTAAAAGCTGATTTTAACAATGCTGGTGATGAAGCAGTTCTTCTTTGTTCTAAGCTTGAAGGTGTTCCTGTTTTATGTGGTCATAATAAAAAAGAATCTGTTAAAAAGGCTGAAAAAGAGTTTAAAGCCAATGTTATTATTTTTGATGACGGGTTTTCCCATTTAAAACTAAAAAGAGATTTAGATCTTCTTCTTTTAGATTATAAAAAACCTTTTGGAAATTTTTTTACTTTGCCAAGGGGGATTTTAAGGGAGAAAAAAAAGAATCTTAAAAGAGCAGATGCAATTATATATACAAGAACAGAAAATCCCCAATTGTCATTTAATAATACTTTTTTTTCTTTTCACCACACAGAAGTTGATAAAATTATTCCAGGACTTAAGTCTTTGGAAAATAAAAAACCTTTTCTTTTTTGCGGAATAGGAAACAATCAAAGTTTTTATTCAAGTGTTCAAAAGTTTGGTTTTAATGTAAAAAGTTCTTTGTTTTTTGATGACCACCATAAATACAGCACTAAAGACATAAAAAAAATTATAAATAAAGCCAAGGAAGATTATTGCGATTGCTTTTTAACAACAACTAAAGATTATTGCAGAATAAAAGAAAACAATATAAGTTTCCCTTTTGATCTTATAGTAATGGATGCGGAAATTAAATTTTACTGCAATGGATTTGATAATTTTTTAAAAAAACGGCTGAAACAAATTGAGTGA
- a CDS encoding glycosyltransferase family 9 protein, whose product MKILIIKLGALGDVINTFPLAVHLKNTLNAEITWITEPLSYPLVKNHRAVSKAVLFDKKNKWESFKNLSKFLKSEDFDIVLDLQRILKSAVFTFKSPGKRKITFDKKRCKELTWILNYEKIPPSNPETTHMLDQYLEFSSYLGIEKPEIITWDLPKFESSIKIENKYLVLNTGATKSCNKWFESDFAKLIDLIYENTSFLPVLTGGPEDLEFSVNILERSLKKPLNLTGKTNLYELTEVLRNANFLISSDTGPMHLGVALGVKTLGLFGPSNPVRTGPYFGKIIRKKDSSCLNCGQKTCKSRDCMKIDPERVFKAVFLEPWKEKKVDYVF is encoded by the coding sequence ATGAAAATTTTAATTATAAAACTTGGTGCTCTTGGCGATGTAATAAATACTTTCCCACTTGCAGTTCATCTTAAAAACACTCTTAATGCAGAAATTACCTGGATAACAGAACCTTTGAGTTATCCCTTGGTAAAAAATCACAGGGCTGTTTCAAAAGCTGTTTTATTTGATAAAAAAAACAAATGGGAATCATTTAAAAACCTTTCAAAATTTCTTAAATCAGAAGATTTTGACATTGTTTTAGATCTTCAAAGAATTTTAAAATCTGCTGTTTTTACTTTTAAGTCACCTGGTAAAAGGAAAATCACTTTTGATAAAAAAAGATGCAAAGAATTAACCTGGATTTTAAATTATGAAAAAATACCGCCAAGCAATCCTGAGACAACTCATATGCTTGACCAATACCTGGAGTTTTCATCATATCTTGGTATTGAAAAACCTGAAATTATAACCTGGGATCTTCCCAAATTTGAATCATCCATAAAAATTGAAAATAAATATCTTGTTTTAAACACAGGAGCAACAAAATCTTGTAATAAGTGGTTTGAAAGTGATTTTGCAAAGCTTATAGATCTTATTTATGAAAACACAAGTTTCTTACCTGTACTTACCGGAGGGCCTGAAGATCTTGAATTTTCTGTAAATATATTGGAACGATCCTTAAAAAAACCTTTAAATCTTACTGGAAAAACAAATCTTTACGAGCTTACAGAAGTTTTAAGAAATGCAAACTTTTTAATAAGTTCGGATACAGGGCCCATGCATCTTGGGGTTGCTCTTGGAGTGAAAACCCTTGGACTTTTCGGACCATCAAATCCTGTAAGAACAGGACCTTATTTTGGAAAAATTATTAGAAAAAAAGATTCTTCATGCTTAAATTGCGGACAAAAAACATGCAAATCAAGGGATTGTATGAAAATTGATCCTGAAAGGGTTTTTAAGGCCGTCTTTTTGGAACCATGGAAAGAAAAGAAGGTAGATTATGTTTTTTAA
- a CDS encoding adenylate/guanylate cyclase domain-containing protein, with protein sequence MKKKKYLYISAFILVSFGAVFSVFKFEVSPFFELAQKTDDSNFLLSKNTPNKNIVFAAVDEKSVNQFGRWPWSRAVLANGLKNLDQASVVLLDITFSETSTKEEDKYLSDTISKMNNVICGFFLRDKATEELDSRRKTILSFSSLERIKGKNISLPSARYAEVSIEPILKSCSMNAAFSTFPDKDGIFRNYTLGFAYNNSIYPTLGIQGLRFYLQEDLEIEQKNKTILANFSKHKLKFNKIGTKRLNYYDLDDYNHISFSDIINNKFEKAYFKNKIVIVGITEAGISDIRSTPIGAIPGPLLHYTFLSNVLNNDLIKEAQIYTIIPIFALSFFPLFCVFISKKIYLRIGLNLGAAFVFITFSKFLYVNSNVWVSSFYPFVALILSVFIAEAIMFRFHEKESFFIKEAFSAYVSPIILEKLAKHPEDLKLGGEEKEITILFLDIRNFTTISEKLESVELVNMLKELFNPFTKTIQDNNGFLDKYIGDAIMAFYNAPANVEDHAKMACKSALEMLRFINSKELKNKFDFDFDLSIGVGINTGMAVVGNTGADNRFNYTALGDSVNIASRLEGLNKTYGTNILISEFTNKIIGKDFLTRKIEEVKVKGKTKGVVVYELMENTQFNQKIKTLFEKALESGLKEDFEKCFNETGDKVSKIFIERNL encoded by the coding sequence ATGAAAAAGAAAAAATACTTGTATATTTCAGCATTTATTTTAGTTTCATTTGGAGCTGTTTTTTCTGTTTTCAAGTTTGAAGTTTCTCCTTTTTTTGAACTTGCTCAAAAAACTGACGATAGTAATTTTTTATTGTCAAAAAACACCCCAAATAAAAACATTGTTTTTGCTGCAGTTGATGAAAAAAGTGTTAATCAATTTGGAAGATGGCCGTGGAGTAGGGCTGTTTTGGCAAATGGCCTGAAAAATCTGGATCAGGCCTCAGTTGTTCTTCTTGATATCACTTTTTCTGAAACAAGTACCAAAGAAGAAGATAAATATCTTAGTGATACAATTTCCAAAATGAATAATGTTATTTGCGGTTTTTTTTTAAGAGATAAAGCAACAGAGGAACTTGACAGCAGAAGAAAAACAATTTTGTCTTTTTCCTCTTTAGAAAGAATCAAGGGAAAAAACATTTCTCTTCCCAGTGCCAGATATGCTGAAGTAAGCATTGAACCTATTTTAAAATCTTGTTCTATGAATGCCGCCTTTTCAACCTTTCCAGATAAAGACGGAATTTTTAGAAACTATACCCTTGGTTTTGCCTACAACAATTCTATTTATCCAACCCTTGGAATTCAGGGCTTAAGATTTTATCTTCAGGAAGATCTTGAAATTGAGCAAAAAAACAAAACAATTTTGGCAAACTTTTCAAAGCATAAATTAAAATTTAATAAAATTGGGACTAAAAGACTTAATTATTACGATTTAGATGATTATAATCATATTTCATTTTCAGACATTATAAATAATAAATTTGAGAAAGCTTATTTTAAAAATAAAATTGTAATTGTTGGAATAACAGAAGCAGGAATTTCTGATATAAGGTCAACTCCAATTGGAGCAATTCCAGGACCTTTGCTTCATTACACTTTTTTATCCAATGTATTAAACAATGACCTTATAAAAGAAGCTCAGATATACACAATCATTCCTATTTTTGCTTTATCTTTTTTTCCTTTATTTTGTGTTTTTATTTCCAAAAAAATTTATTTAAGAATTGGTTTAAATCTTGGAGCAGCTTTTGTTTTTATAACTTTTTCAAAGTTTTTATATGTTAACTCAAATGTTTGGGTTAGCAGTTTTTATCCTTTTGTTGCTTTAATTTTAAGTGTTTTTATAGCAGAAGCTATAATGTTTCGGTTCCATGAAAAGGAATCCTTTTTTATAAAAGAGGCTTTTTCAGCTTATGTGTCTCCAATTATTCTTGAAAAGCTGGCAAAACATCCTGAAGATTTAAAACTTGGAGGCGAAGAAAAGGAAATTACAATTTTATTTCTTGATATAAGAAATTTTACAACAATTTCTGAAAAGCTTGAATCTGTTGAGCTTGTTAATATGCTTAAAGAGCTTTTTAATCCTTTTACAAAAACAATTCAAGACAATAATGGCTTTCTTGACAAATATATTGGGGATGCGATTATGGCATTTTACAACGCTCCAGCCAATGTTGAAGATCATGCCAAAATGGCTTGTAAGAGTGCACTTGAAATGCTTAGGTTTATAAATTCTAAAGAGCTTAAAAATAAATTTGACTTTGATTTTGACCTTAGCATAGGAGTTGGAATAAATACTGGAATGGCTGTTGTTGGAAATACAGGAGCTGACAATAGATTTAATTATACTGCCCTTGGTGACAGTGTTAATATTGCTTCAAGGCTTGAAGGTCTTAATAAAACTTATGGAACAAATATTTTAATAAGTGAGTTTACAAATAAAATAATAGGCAAAGATTTTCTTACAAGAAAAATAGAAGAAGTAAAAGTAAAGGGCAAAACCAAAGGAGTGGTTGTTTATGAACTTATGGAAAACACCCAATTTAATCAAAAAATAAAAACATTGTTTGAAAAAGCCCTTGAATCAGGTTTAAAAGAAGATTTTGAAAAATGTTTTAATGAAACTGGAGACAAGGTTTCAAAGATTTTTATTGAAAGAAATTTATGA
- the lptG gene encoding LPS export ABC transporter permease LptG, protein MSLLTRYLIKGYFKVFFLIEIFLIFIFLIIDYLNNLDKFVKAGLSVQGGIGFVLLKIPFVIVHLTPVSIVVAAVIFFGLMNKNKEIIALCSSGINLKKIYFPILILSLVFSAFVFLVSDFLMPFSSSKLNLINSTQIKKNRIISENKTNIWIKDNNKIIYIDYFNYEKKMLRNITINEFNDKYFLSKRYQAKSAVFENNKWLLNDIYYSEGLEKDYGQEVIHLESKDFVFNFVPEELKEVIKLPEEMSLLELEKYIKSLKAKGYEYQRYLVDLNSKTAFPFVCFIMAIIGTLIGTSSITGKKIPLGVGLSLFLSLLYWSMHSFFISLGYGENINPFLAAWTANIVFGVLGLLVFIFYEKKLIQSS, encoded by the coding sequence ATGAGTTTATTAACCAGGTATCTAATTAAAGGTTATTTTAAAGTATTTTTTTTAATAGAAATTTTTCTTATTTTTATTTTTCTTATAATTGATTACCTTAATAATCTTGACAAATTCGTTAAGGCAGGGCTTTCGGTTCAAGGTGGAATTGGTTTTGTTCTTTTAAAAATTCCTTTTGTAATTGTTCATTTAACACCTGTATCAATAGTTGTTGCTGCTGTTATATTTTTTGGGCTTATGAATAAGAACAAAGAAATTATTGCCCTTTGCTCAAGCGGAATCAATCTTAAAAAAATATATTTTCCCATTCTTATTTTAAGTTTGGTTTTCAGTGCTTTTGTTTTTTTGGTTTCAGATTTTCTAATGCCCTTTTCTTCATCAAAATTAAATTTGATTAATTCAACCCAGATTAAAAAAAACAGAATTATAAGTGAAAATAAAACCAATATCTGGATCAAAGATAATAATAAAATTATTTATATTGATTATTTTAATTATGAAAAAAAAATGCTGAGAAACATAACCATTAATGAGTTTAATGATAAATATTTCCTTTCCAAAAGATATCAGGCAAAATCTGCTGTTTTTGAAAATAACAAATGGCTTTTAAATGATATTTATTATTCAGAAGGACTTGAAAAGGATTATGGCCAAGAAGTTATTCATCTTGAGTCTAAAGATTTTGTTTTTAATTTTGTACCTGAGGAATTAAAAGAAGTAATAAAACTTCCTGAAGAAATGAGTCTTTTAGAGCTTGAAAAATATATAAAAAGCTTAAAGGCAAAAGGGTATGAATATCAAAGATACCTTGTTGACTTAAACTCTAAAACTGCTTTTCCTTTTGTCTGTTTTATAATGGCAATTATAGGTACTCTTATTGGGACAAGCTCAATTACAGGTAAAAAAATTCCCCTTGGAGTTGGGCTTTCTCTTTTTCTTTCCCTTTTGTATTGGTCAATGCACAGTTTTTTTATTTCACTTGGATATGGAGAAAATATTAATCCTTTTTTAGCCGCCTGGACTGCAAATATTGTATTTGGTGTTTTAGGCCTTTTGGTATTTATTTTTTACGAGAAAAAACTGATTCAAAGCTCATGA
- a CDS encoding lipopolysaccharide kinase InaA family protein, whose translation MSELHKYSRDKYTIVSLKELKEETLLPFTNTLLKSEKKIKTSLSPLGGRAQILIKNLPELGLLVFKNYFRGGILGVFNKRTYLKTKDNIRPLTEIIFLDKIKKLNLPVPQPIAAYYWGNLFYKGGIVTEYINNSTTLAQFCIENEDKGQKIFKEKFLPVFEEIINNKIFHCDLHPGNVLVSRGEKIHLIDFDKAFFFEGLPFYLREKLESRWNRAVKKHNLPSFLSMVPKRRP comes from the coding sequence TTGAGTGAACTACATAAATATTCTAGAGACAAATACACAATTGTTTCTTTAAAAGAATTAAAAGAGGAAACTCTTCTTCCTTTTACAAATACACTTTTAAAGTCTGAAAAAAAAATAAAAACTTCTTTATCTCCTCTTGGGGGAAGAGCTCAGATTTTAATTAAAAATCTTCCTGAATTAGGGCTTTTAGTTTTTAAAAATTACTTCAGAGGTGGGATTTTAGGAGTTTTTAATAAAAGAACTTATCTTAAAACTAAAGATAATATTAGACCTTTAACTGAAATTATCTTTTTAGATAAAATTAAAAAGCTTAATCTTCCTGTTCCTCAACCAATTGCGGCCTATTATTGGGGAAATTTGTTTTATAAGGGCGGAATAGTTACTGAATACATTAATAACTCCACCACTCTTGCACAATTTTGTATTGAAAATGAGGATAAGGGCCAAAAAATTTTTAAAGAAAAATTCTTACCTGTATTTGAAGAAATAATTAACAATAAAATTTTTCATTGTGATCTTCATCCTGGAAATGTTCTTGTTTCAAGAGGTGAAAAAATTCATTTAATTGATTTTGATAAGGCTTTTTTTTTTGAAGGGCTGCCTTTTTATTTAAGGGAAAAGCTGGAGTCAAGATGGAATAGGGCGGTTAAAAAACATAATCTACCTTCTTTTCTTTCCATGGTTCCAAAAAGACGGCCTTAA
- a CDS encoding LptF/LptG family permease produces MIKIIDKYIFKELLPPFFVSLIFFSFIFLLSRILDIADMIVNFNVSFGSIIKLVIYSISFFLQYTIPMSVMMAVLFVFIELTGSNETLALKSGGVSVLRLLPPLLVFCIIGSFLTAFMTFYGLPWGKFSFKKEAIEIAKNNMAVSFKEKTFIDSFQGFSLYINEIDQEKGIMKDIFLEDMSTGEIPVTITAPQGRIIPIKNGYLVELLNGSFIQIDKKEESVHKTGFGKYSFSLDFPESLNPGNVKNKDEKEMYFNELKAHIKSFDKKTSKYYSALLKMHEKFSLPAASIFLGIIGFALGLRNKTGKKSSGIIYGIFLFVFYYILLALGLSLGESKPEVYPPFAAMWVPNIIMFGLGIFLLYLAIKEKNINFKFFGKIK; encoded by the coding sequence ATGATTAAGATTATAGATAAATATATTTTTAAAGAATTGCTCCCTCCTTTTTTTGTAAGCCTTATATTTTTTTCATTTATTTTTCTTTTATCAAGAATTTTAGATATAGCCGATATGATAGTTAATTTTAATGTGTCTTTTGGCTCTATTATAAAACTTGTTATTTATTCAATTTCTTTTTTTCTTCAATACACAATTCCCATGTCTGTAATGATGGCTGTTTTATTTGTTTTTATTGAACTTACAGGGTCAAATGAAACCCTTGCCTTAAAATCTGGAGGAGTAAGTGTTTTAAGGCTTCTTCCTCCTCTTCTTGTTTTTTGTATAATAGGTTCATTTTTAACAGCATTTATGACTTTTTACGGGCTTCCCTGGGGAAAATTTTCTTTTAAAAAAGAAGCCATTGAAATTGCTAAAAACAATATGGCAGTATCTTTTAAAGAAAAAACATTTATAGATTCGTTTCAAGGTTTTTCTCTTTATATCAATGAAATTGATCAGGAAAAAGGTATAATGAAAGATATTTTTCTTGAAGATATGAGTACAGGCGAAATTCCTGTAACAATAACTGCTCCTCAAGGTAGAATAATTCCAATTAAAAACGGATATCTGGTTGAGCTTTTAAATGGATCTTTTATTCAAATAGATAAAAAGGAAGAATCAGTTCATAAAACAGGTTTTGGAAAATATAGTTTCAGTCTTGACTTTCCAGAAAGTTTAAACCCTGGAAATGTAAAAAACAAAGATGAAAAAGAAATGTATTTTAATGAATTAAAAGCACATATTAAAAGTTTTGATAAAAAAACTTCAAAATATTATTCAGCACTTTTAAAAATGCACGAAAAGTTTTCCCTTCCTGCGGCCTCAATTTTTCTTGGTATTATAGGATTTGCTCTTGGTCTTCGGAATAAAACAGGTAAAAAATCCTCGGGGATAATTTATGGGATTTTTCTTTTTGTTTTTTACTATATTCTTCTTGCCCTGGGGCTTTCTCTTGGAGAGTCAAAACCAGAAGTTTATCCTCCCTTTGCGGCAATGTGGGTTCCAAATATTATAATGTTTGGACTTGGAATTTTTCTTCTTTATCTTGCAATCAAGGAAAAAAATATTAACTTTAAATTTTTTGGCAAAATTAAATGA
- a CDS encoding FecR family protein translates to MKRSNILSFIIAAFILFPVFGFCEGNIHISKIEGNVFILKKNSFMKKFAEEKMEVFSGDLIMTDNDSIALIKINEDSSVVVDSNSKFKVKDSNFYEQEEGKAYYSVVRQEQKGIKVKTPFAVIGVKGTEFIVNSKSDNQSVALKTGLLNIESLKDEFELRRKEEKSAFQAFQEKIMGAFRDYKEKQAREFIEYVTQFELKPDKMVSFSDNIVNEDELSKELDKEFEKFRTFL, encoded by the coding sequence ATGAAAAGATCAAATATTTTAAGTTTTATAATTGCTGCTTTTATTTTATTCCCGGTTTTTGGCTTTTGTGAAGGAAATATTCATATTTCAAAAATAGAAGGCAATGTTTTTATTTTAAAAAAGAATAGTTTTATGAAAAAATTTGCAGAAGAAAAAATGGAGGTTTTTTCAGGGGACCTTATAATGACAGATAATGATTCTATAGCTTTGATAAAAATAAATGAAGATTCGTCTGTTGTTGTTGATTCAAATTCAAAATTTAAGGTTAAAGATTCAAATTTTTATGAGCAGGAAGAGGGAAAAGCCTATTATTCTGTGGTAAGACAAGAGCAAAAAGGAATTAAGGTAAAAACTCCCTTTGCTGTTATTGGAGTAAAAGGAACTGAGTTTATAGTTAATTCCAAATCAGATAATCAGTCTGTTGCTCTAAAAACAGGTCTTTTAAACATTGAATCTTTAAAAGATGAGTTTGAGCTTAGAAGAAAAGAAGAAAAATCTGCTTTTCAGGCATTTCAGGAAAAAATAATGGGTGCTTTCAGAGATTATAAGGAAAAACAGGCAAGAGAATTTATAGAATATGTAACTCAGTTTGAGTTAAAACCTGACAAAATGGTTTCTTTTTCAGACAATATTGTAAATGAAGATGAGCTTAGCAAAGAGCTAGACAAAGAGTTTGAAAAATTCAGGACTTTTCTATGA